Genomic segment of Thiomonas sp. FB-Cd:
TGGGAATGATGGTGGCCGTGGCGGCCGGCTGCTCGCCCTTGCGCTGTGTCAGGTCAAAGATCTCGCCGGACTGTGCGGTGGAGTCCGGCATGTAAGCCGGCGTGCCACCCCAATTTCCCCAGCAGACATGCACGATGATCTTGGCCTTGGTGATGCCTTCGACAGCGCGGTTGAAGGCTTCGATCGCATAGTCCTCGAAGAAGTACGGCCACGTGAATTCGTCGATCTGAATGAAATCCGCACCAATGGCCTCCACCTCCTTGAGGTCCTCATTGATGGCTGCGGCCATCGCCATGGCGCGGTCACGGCTGGATTTGTAGTGCAAATCGTTGGTGCATTGCGCCAGAACCTGAATGCCCGTGTATTGCACCTTGATCGGCTTTTGGGTCGCCTTGCGCAACGCCTTGGCCTGCTCGACCATCAAGGCGCCATGGCGCTTGATGGGCTGGGTCAGCGTGCCCGCATGCAATCGGCTGTAGATCGGGAAGCCAAGATGGCCGCCTTTGAGGTCGTACCCCAGGCGCTTCATGTAGTAGTACAGCACCTGGTCCGCGTAGTTGTCCCCGTGCACACGCGCATCGGAGATGATGTCCAAGCCTGCTGCTTCCTGATCAGCCACCACCGCATTGATGACGTCTTCAAGCGCCTCCTGCCACATGGAATCCGGCGGCTGCTGATCGCCGCTGAATGATCGTGAAAAGGTTGCGTCCCACCAGCGAGGATTGGGGTAGTTGCCCACCATGCTGGTCGGAATCAAGATCTCCTTGGTGCCAATTTTCATGCTTTGTCTCCTTAGGTGCTCGTCTCGCAGCACATCTCTGAGCCCGACGTGCAATTGCTGCGTACCACACGCCTTTGTTATCCAGACATATGCAGAGTAGATCTAACTATGCCAAATGAAGAGGGGACATTCCCTTTGCGGACATTCCCCTTTCGGGATTTCCCGTAGAAGTCGGGCGAGCATGCGCTGCGCAGCGCGCCTCTGACGACGTCCTCTGCGTTGGGACGTTGAGCGGTGCTCGCGGGCTGTCGATGGGCCACGCGGATTGGCGCGGATGGGGGTGCCGCGCCAGCATGTCCTTCGGTGGCAAGCTCTGTGTGTGTCCGCACGGGCGCCTCACACCGCGCCGGCGTCGGATGCCGAAGCCCGCCTCACCAGCGCAGCGGGCGTGTCCAGGCCGGCTTCGTCGACGGGCGCGGCGGCGCTGCGGACAACCGCGGCACCAACACATCCTGCGTGGATGTGCAGCGCGGTGTGAATCATGCCTGCGCCGCAACGACCGGGAGACGATCGCTCAGCAGACCTCGCGCCGGGGACACCAGCAAGGCCGGGTGCCGCGATCGGGCGTCATGCCCATGAGCACACCGTTCGTCGTGGCGCTGGACGCAACCATGCATTCGGGTCGAGCAAGGCGAAGGCCCTGACTGCGCAACCAGCTTGCATGCCCAAAGGTGATCCATCAGCCCCCGCGGCATGCAGGCCTCGTATCGGCAACCCACCCTTGGGAAACGGCTTGCCGGCCACGCTCAACCCTTGTGAGCAGGTGGCTGCTGGTTCTTAATCCACTCTGAAATGGCTTGCGAATTGATCTCGCTGTTCCGCTCGTTGTCTTGCGCGTCGTCCCATCCGCGCTGCCACCGGCCCATATGTGCGACACGGGGGACCTCATCACGCTTCTTGCCATTTCGATAGGCCTCGGAGCCCGCCTGGAACGACAGCTCACCCCACGAGCCCCCCAAGGATTTGATGCAAAAAAGCTCCCACGCCGCTCCTGGCATTTGGTGTGTGCCGGCTTCCCAAAAGGCGTACCCGCGGCGCGTCGTGCGCAACAACGCAGCCGCCTCGGTCAGCGAAAGCCCAAGCGCCTTGCGCAACACGCGGAGTTCACCCGGCTGCGGCATCTGAGGCCCCTCGGCATCAGCCCCTGCATTTGCCAAGCGATGCAGTCGCTGGTCCTCGATCCAAGGCTCATCCTCAGGATGAGGACATTCGTCATGACTGCTGTTCATCGCCCGCTTCGCCTGTCTAGTGAATTCCTTTCATTATCGAACATTTTCCACGCAGCGGACTTGACAGATTGGGTTTGTAGTGTATTTTATTCACTGACGTTGATAGACATTTCTTCTTATGACGTCTTTCGTAGTCTCTTTATGCTTGTTTTAAACAACTGTTCCTCAGCTGCAGTCGATCAAGCTGCATTGAGGACGCTCAAATCCAGGAGGATGAATGATTTGCACAAACGCATTGCGTCGCGCTGTCTGGCTGGCTTT
This window contains:
- a CDS encoding cobalamin-independent methionine synthase II family protein, yielding MKIGTKEILIPTSMVGNYPNPRWWDATFSRSFSGDQQPPDSMWQEALEDVINAVVADQEAAGLDIISDARVHGDNYADQVLYYYMKRLGYDLKGGHLGFPIYSRLHAGTLTQPIKRHGALMVEQAKALRKATQKPIKVQYTGIQVLAQCTNDLHYKSSRDRAMAMAAAINEDLKEVEAIGADFIQIDEFTWPYFFEDYAIEAFNRAVEGITKAKIIVHVCWGNWGGTPAYMPDSTAQSGEIFDLTQRKGEQPAATATIIPKAYEAHINVLNLENCGRRADDLSGLDVIKKHPLPPNVDFWAGVIDVKSTITETAEEVASRIRKLLEYVPADRLGVTTDCGLILLQRYIAKDKLHALVAGTQLVRNELAAQKKAA
- a CDS encoding DNA-binding transcriptional regulator; its protein translation is MNSSHDECPHPEDEPWIEDQRLHRLANAGADAEGPQMPQPGELRVLRKALGLSLTEAAALLRTTRRGYAFWEAGTHQMPGAAWELFCIKSLGGSWGELSFQAGSEAYRNGKKRDEVPRVAHMGRWQRGWDDAQDNERNSEINSQAISEWIKNQQPPAHKG